A stretch of Microbacterium sp. 4R-513 DNA encodes these proteins:
- a CDS encoding alcohol dehydrogenase catalytic domain-containing protein, whose product MLSAQYVGDRAVEILPYSPVEPSSGEVRIRVAFVGLCGTDLHILHGNMDGRVTRPLTFGHEMSGVIDAVGPDVTGWAVGDAVTVMPLDWDGTCPGCLAGNEHICQNLNFIGIDSPGALQSLWNVPADTLVALPPGLPLDAAALVEPLAVAVHDVRRGEVAAGDKTVVIGGGPIGLLIASVLKEYGADVLLIETDAARRERIAALGITTLDPLAVDQVAFVDEWTAGAGADVVFEVSGAARAVLGATSLAKVRGTLVIVAIHPTPREIDLQRVFWRELRLLGARVYQRTDFEEAVRLLESGSIATDAVITDIVTLDRIPEAVAQLEAGQAMKVLVDVQGGAA is encoded by the coding sequence TTGCTTTCCGCTCAGTACGTCGGCGATCGCGCCGTCGAGATCCTCCCCTACTCACCCGTCGAGCCCAGCTCGGGCGAAGTCCGCATTCGCGTCGCCTTCGTGGGCCTCTGCGGCACCGACCTGCACATCCTGCACGGGAACATGGACGGCCGCGTGACTCGTCCGCTCACCTTCGGGCATGAGATGAGCGGGGTCATCGATGCCGTCGGTCCCGACGTGACGGGGTGGGCAGTCGGCGATGCCGTGACGGTGATGCCCCTGGACTGGGATGGCACGTGCCCCGGCTGCCTCGCGGGGAACGAGCACATCTGCCAGAACCTGAACTTCATCGGCATCGACTCCCCCGGCGCCCTGCAGTCGCTCTGGAACGTGCCCGCCGACACCCTGGTCGCGCTGCCGCCCGGCTTGCCGCTGGATGCCGCGGCGCTCGTCGAGCCGCTGGCCGTCGCCGTGCATGATGTCCGCCGCGGAGAGGTCGCCGCCGGCGATAAGACCGTCGTGATCGGCGGCGGCCCGATCGGCCTGCTCATCGCGTCGGTTCTCAAGGAGTACGGGGCCGACGTCCTGCTCATCGAGACGGACGCCGCGCGCCGTGAGCGGATCGCCGCCCTGGGAATCACGACGCTGGACCCCCTCGCCGTCGACCAGGTCGCGTTCGTCGACGAGTGGACGGCGGGTGCGGGGGCGGACGTCGTCTTCGAGGTGTCAGGAGCGGCGCGTGCCGTGCTGGGAGCGACCTCGCTCGCCAAGGTCCGCGGAACGCTCGTCATCGTCGCGATTCATCCGACTCCTCGGGAGATCGATCTGCAGCGGGTCTTCTGGCGCGAACTTCGGCTGCTGGGCGCACGCGTGTATCAGCGCACCGACTTCGAAGAGGCCGTTCGGCTTCTCGAGTCCGGGTCGATTGCGACCGACGCTGTCATCACCGACATCGTCACCCTCGACCGCATCCCCGAAGCCGTGGCCCAGCTCGAGGCCGGCCAGGCGATGAAGGTGCTCGTCGACGTCCAGGGCGGGGCGGCGTGA
- a CDS encoding aldo/keto reductase, producing MPHHVPSRLGRLGLGASALGNLYRVVEDDAARAVVDEMWAGGVRYFDTAPHYGLGLSERRLGSALAERPREEFIVSTKVGRILEPNPAGVGAMDDEGFAVEALSKRRWDFSAEGVRTSLENSLERLGLDRVDILYLHDPEDHLEQAIDEALPALVELRESGVVSAIGVGSKDAGALASLISTGLIDLAMVAGRYTLLEQPAADDVLPAALQHDVGIVAVGVYNSGILAKNRPDPASTYDYGAVPPEIYDRAMRIADLCDQFEVELPHAALQFPLRHPAVVNVTVGMGRPAHVAGTLMNIQNPIPDELWWKLAEAGLIPAEPVA from the coding sequence ATGCCGCACCACGTTCCATCGCGCCTCGGGCGGCTTGGCCTGGGAGCGTCCGCGCTCGGGAACCTCTACCGCGTCGTCGAGGATGACGCCGCTCGCGCCGTCGTCGACGAGATGTGGGCCGGGGGAGTGCGGTACTTCGACACCGCCCCACATTACGGCTTGGGCTTGTCCGAACGGCGCCTCGGCTCCGCGCTCGCGGAGCGGCCGCGAGAGGAGTTCATCGTCTCGACGAAGGTGGGCCGGATTCTCGAACCGAACCCCGCCGGCGTCGGCGCGATGGATGATGAGGGCTTCGCCGTGGAAGCTCTCTCGAAGCGTCGCTGGGACTTCAGTGCCGAAGGGGTGCGCACATCGCTCGAGAACTCGCTCGAGCGCCTCGGCCTCGATCGCGTCGACATCCTCTATCTGCACGATCCCGAGGACCATCTCGAGCAGGCCATCGACGAAGCGCTGCCGGCACTGGTCGAGCTGCGCGAATCGGGTGTCGTCTCGGCGATCGGCGTCGGCTCGAAGGATGCCGGCGCCCTCGCCAGCCTGATCAGCACCGGGCTCATCGACCTGGCCATGGTCGCGGGCAGGTACACGCTCCTCGAGCAGCCGGCTGCCGACGATGTGCTGCCCGCGGCGCTGCAGCACGATGTGGGAATCGTGGCGGTCGGTGTGTACAACTCCGGGATCCTGGCCAAGAATCGACCAGATCCGGCGAGCACCTACGACTACGGGGCGGTGCCCCCGGAGATCTACGACCGCGCAATGCGCATCGCCGACCTGTGTGACCAGTTCGAGGTCGAGCTGCCGCACGCGGCGCTGCAGTTCCCGCTTCGCCACCCCGCGGTCGTGAACGTCACGGTCGGCATGGGGCGCCCCGCGCACGTGGCCGGCACGCTGATGAACATCCAGAATCCGATTCCGGACGAGCTCTGGTGGAAGCTCGCCGAGGCCGGGCTGATCCCCGCGGAGCCCGTCGCATGA
- a CDS encoding FadR/GntR family transcriptional regulator, producing MTTAEEAAVDADRGGMSQTDVVVYGIKKMILDGELAPGDQLPIEKDLAPRLGVSRGSLREGVRALSIMGVLETRRGSGMYVTKLDASLLLAPMGFVVDLQQTAGAQHVHSVRRVLETDAAARAAMRITESELEEADRILGEAERAIEAVDHEAVLEADMAFHKLIATASGNPVLQALIEALSSRTVRGRMWRAIADENADRATALEHRAILRALAEGDPLAAQTRMSNHLLEVESFLRARPPLEIEDIE from the coding sequence ATGACAACAGCAGAGGAAGCCGCCGTCGACGCTGACCGCGGTGGAATGTCGCAGACGGACGTCGTGGTCTACGGGATCAAGAAGATGATCCTGGACGGCGAACTGGCGCCGGGTGACCAGCTGCCGATCGAGAAGGACCTCGCGCCGCGACTCGGCGTCTCGCGGGGCTCGCTGCGTGAGGGCGTGCGCGCACTGTCGATCATGGGCGTGCTGGAGACTCGCCGCGGTTCCGGGATGTATGTCACGAAACTCGATGCCTCGCTCCTGCTCGCACCGATGGGCTTCGTCGTGGACCTGCAGCAGACCGCCGGCGCTCAGCACGTGCACTCCGTGCGACGGGTGCTGGAGACGGATGCCGCGGCCCGCGCGGCGATGCGGATCACGGAGTCCGAACTCGAGGAAGCGGATCGGATCCTCGGCGAGGCTGAGCGCGCGATCGAAGCCGTCGATCATGAGGCCGTGCTCGAAGCCGATATGGCGTTCCACAAGCTGATCGCGACAGCATCCGGGAATCCCGTCCTTCAAGCGCTGATCGAAGCGCTCTCCAGCCGCACCGTGCGTGGCCGCATGTGGCGCGCGATCGCCGATGAGAACGCCGATCGCGCAACCGCGCTCGAGCATCGCGCCATCCTTCGGGCACTCGCGGAGGGCGACCCGCTGGCGGCGCAGACGCGGATGTCGAACCACCTTCTGGAGGTGGAGAGCTTCCTACGGGCTCGACCACCGCTGGAGATCGAAGATATCGAGTAA